From the Phycisphaeraceae bacterium genome, one window contains:
- a CDS encoding type II secretion system F family protein: MKLAYQALNASGHVVSDIIEADDAMQAADLLHRKGLFATDLQPVKAGKKTAKRKTGWQYVSTNKRLRLVASFARHLHVLLKSGASLVTAINAVERQSTDPAWRAMLVKIRERLEEGIPMSEAMEQHPRYFDAIACSLVSAGESSGKLDDMFARLGSLTHNQLHLRRQVQGALTYPIMVLFVGFGMVAMLISVVLPRFSTLFETMNVPLPPLTKAMIVSSELFTAYWWGIVPALLVIVAGIVRYFASDIGRSHVQTLLVRAPLVKTVTQGFVSARIARLLGVLLASHVDLLDALRLTRTTVSNHHYQALLERAEEATAQGSPLSTSFGRTELIPVSLYEALKNGEETGTTDTLLITVAEFMDEDNEIVLKAVLNMLGPAVLVFIGLLVGAVAVSLFLPLFDLTASAGGN, encoded by the coding sequence ATGAAACTCGCTTACCAGGCCCTCAACGCCTCCGGACATGTCGTCAGCGACATCATCGAAGCCGACGACGCCATGCAGGCCGCTGACCTCCTGCATCGCAAAGGCCTCTTCGCAACCGACCTCCAGCCGGTCAAGGCCGGCAAAAAGACCGCCAAGCGCAAGACCGGCTGGCAGTATGTCTCTACCAACAAACGGCTCCGACTCGTCGCCTCCTTCGCACGACACCTCCACGTGCTTCTCAAGTCCGGCGCTTCACTGGTTACCGCCATCAACGCCGTCGAACGACAGTCCACCGATCCCGCCTGGCGTGCCATGCTCGTCAAGATCAGAGAACGCCTCGAAGAAGGCATCCCGATGTCCGAAGCCATGGAGCAGCACCCCCGCTACTTCGACGCCATCGCCTGCAGCCTCGTCTCCGCTGGCGAAAGCTCAGGCAAACTCGATGACATGTTCGCCCGCCTCGGCTCACTCACCCACAACCAACTCCACCTCCGCCGCCAGGTCCAGGGCGCTCTGACCTATCCCATCATGGTCCTCTTCGTCGGCTTCGGCATGGTCGCCATGCTCATCAGCGTGGTCCTGCCCAGGTTTTCGACCCTCTTTGAAACCATGAACGTCCCGCTCCCGCCACTCACCAAAGCCATGATCGTCTCCAGCGAACTCTTCACCGCCTACTGGTGGGGAATCGTCCCCGCATTGCTGGTGATCGTGGCGGGGATCGTCCGCTACTTCGCCTCCGACATCGGCCGCAGCCACGTCCAGACCCTCTTGGTCCGAGCCCCTCTGGTCAAGACCGTCACACAAGGCTTCGTCAGCGCTCGGATCGCGAGACTCCTCGGCGTCCTGCTCGCCAGCCACGTCGATCTCCTCGACGCCCTAAGACTCACACGAACCACCGTCAGCAACCATCACTACCAGGCCCTCCTCGAACGCGCCGAAGAAGCCACCGCCCAGGGATCACCCCTGAGCACATCCTTTGGCCGCACCGAACTCATCCCCGTCTCGCTCTACGAAGCCCTCAAGAACGGCGAAGAGACCGGCACCACCGACACACTCCTGATCACCGTCGCCGAGTTTATGGACGAAGACAACGAGATCGTTCTCAAAGCCGTCCTTAACATGCTCGGCCCCGCCGTCCTCGTCTTCATCGGCCTGCTCGTCGGCGCCGTCGCCGTGAGTCTCTTCCTCCCGCTGTTCGACCTCACCGCCAGCGCAGGAGGTAACTGA
- a CDS encoding LacI family DNA-binding transcriptional regulator — translation MSLEQVGKRAGVSIATVSRVLNGTAPVSDATKQRVLKAIADLNYAPSYAARSLASHATNTLGVIFPDLDSGFFAEVLKGISAEASREGYEAVFAFGHSPTDGVRLVRQYVMERRVDALVVMNLQLPGELLENLDTSRVPVVLMDRPADHCDSLVVEIDNATGAYQAMRHLLVQHHCQSVAVITGPSDSSDSRQRILGCRKAAKEADIRLPPDALWHGSFREDSGYRAVSERLEAGKPMPDAIFALNDRMAIGALDALRHAGVRVPEDIKLIGFDDEPMARHLDLSTVNVPMRAFGELAVQAALMQLRKQSPDDDWTPSVPTRFVARKTCGCS, via the coding sequence ATGAGCCTCGAGCAGGTCGGAAAACGCGCCGGCGTCTCCATCGCCACCGTCTCCCGTGTCCTCAACGGAACCGCCCCCGTCTCCGATGCCACCAAACAACGCGTCCTCAAAGCCATCGCCGACCTCAACTACGCCCCCAGCTACGCCGCCCGATCCCTCGCCAGCCACGCCACCAACACCCTGGGCGTCATCTTCCCCGACCTCGACAGCGGGTTCTTCGCCGAGGTCCTCAAAGGCATCTCCGCAGAAGCCTCCCGCGAAGGCTACGAAGCCGTCTTCGCCTTCGGCCACAGCCCGACCGACGGCGTCCGACTCGTCCGCCAATACGTCATGGAACGCCGCGTCGATGCCCTCGTCGTCATGAACCTCCAGCTCCCCGGCGAACTACTCGAAAACCTTGACACCTCCCGCGTCCCCGTCGTCCTCATGGACCGACCCGCAGACCACTGCGACAGCCTCGTCGTCGAGATCGACAACGCCACCGGCGCTTACCAGGCCATGCGCCACCTTCTCGTGCAACACCACTGCCAATCCGTCGCCGTCATCACCGGACCCTCCGACTCCTCCGACTCTCGCCAACGCATCCTCGGCTGCCGAAAAGCCGCCAAAGAAGCCGACATCCGACTCCCACCCGATGCCCTCTGGCACGGCTCCTTCCGCGAAGACAGCGGGTACCGCGCCGTCAGCGAGCGACTCGAAGCCGGAAAGCCCATGCCTGACGCCATCTTCGCCCTCAACGACCGCATGGCCATCGGTGCCCTCGACGCCCTCCGCCACGCCGGCGTCCGCGTCCCCGAAGACATCAAACTCATCGGCTTCGACGACGAACCCATGGCACGACACCTCGACCTCAGCACCGTCAACGTCCCCATGCGCGCCTTCGGCGAACTAGCCGTCCAGGCCGCCCTCATGCAACTCCGTAAACAGTCGCCCGATGACGACTGGACCCCCTCCGTCCCGACTCGCTTCGTCGCCCGAAAAACCTGCGGTTGCTCCTGA
- a CDS encoding STAS domain-containing protein, translating to MEIAQTNVGAVAVLAPNGPLTGDAGETLRKAAEPLNKSSLGRVVVDLTAVPFLDSKALETLVDLTESMSASGRVLKLASANALIREVLTLTDLDSMFEHYVDVNAAARSFL from the coding sequence ATGGAGATCGCTCAGACCAACGTCGGGGCCGTCGCCGTGCTGGCGCCGAACGGACCCCTCACCGGCGACGCAGGGGAGACGCTCCGCAAAGCCGCCGAGCCCCTCAATAAATCCAGTCTCGGTCGCGTGGTCGTCGACCTCACCGCCGTCCCCTTCCTCGACAGCAAAGCCCTCGAAACCCTCGTCGACCTCACCGAGTCAATGTCCGCCAGCGGGCGCGTCCTAAAGCTCGCCTCCGCCAACGCCCTGATCCGTGAAGTCCTCACCCTCACCGACCTCGACTCGATGTTCGAGCACTACGTCGATGTCAACGCAGCCGCCAGGAGCTTCCTGTGA
- a CDS encoding ATP-binding protein, whose product MAHKGRRENLGDLFGRWLLPGEPPAAIISTIASLLVLIAALTWGWFSTSAWMPAALGGLALAGLATSLLLIRRHLLAPALLRKALADLDGDDLETETLRLGESFGREAQNWNRLLDEYQALRSGKLVHEAQQQTDRRQAAGGSLRAACEAIESGMVLINDELRVTYANGAAAAFLQKDAEGCTGTPLAELITYEGVLDAARRATLSRGYSRGIMEVDQREEGGTGVLRFITRPSRRSDNEAAIVIIEDITQQRVAQEAHSAFLAQAAHELRTPLTNIRLHIDTAIEHGDKDPATRSECLNVINTESGRLERVVQDMLSVSEIEAGAMSLRRDDVHLEKILQQVEKDHRPQAESKKQTLRFDLPPRLPNLTGDQDKLLMAIHNLVGNAIKYTPESGTVTVEADVADGKLSVRVVDTGIGISEENLPRIFDRFFRTDDARTKGITGTGLGLGLARDIARLHGGDITVTSITGEGSTFTLSLPAVVGAAVVG is encoded by the coding sequence GTGGCACACAAGGGCCGACGAGAGAACCTGGGAGATTTATTCGGACGCTGGCTACTGCCCGGCGAGCCGCCCGCTGCGATCATCAGCACCATCGCCAGCTTGCTGGTCCTGATCGCCGCTCTCACCTGGGGCTGGTTCAGCACCAGCGCCTGGATGCCCGCCGCCCTGGGCGGGTTAGCACTCGCGGGCTTAGCCACGAGCCTTCTGCTCATACGCAGGCACCTCCTCGCCCCCGCACTCCTGAGAAAAGCCCTCGCCGACCTCGATGGCGATGACCTCGAAACCGAAACACTCCGACTCGGCGAATCCTTTGGACGCGAGGCGCAAAACTGGAACCGCCTCCTGGATGAGTACCAGGCACTCCGCAGCGGCAAACTCGTTCACGAGGCACAGCAGCAAACCGACCGCCGCCAAGCCGCTGGCGGGTCGCTCCGTGCCGCCTGCGAAGCCATCGAAAGCGGGATGGTCCTCATCAACGATGAGCTCCGCGTCACCTACGCCAACGGCGCTGCCGCCGCCTTCCTACAGAAAGACGCCGAAGGCTGCACCGGAACACCCCTGGCCGAGTTGATCACCTACGAGGGCGTACTCGATGCCGCCCGCAGGGCAACACTCAGTCGCGGCTACAGCCGGGGCATCATGGAAGTCGATCAGCGCGAAGAAGGCGGCACCGGCGTCCTCCGCTTTATCACCCGCCCGTCCCGACGATCCGACAACGAAGCCGCCATCGTCATCATCGAAGACATCACCCAGCAACGCGTCGCTCAGGAAGCCCACAGCGCCTTCCTCGCCCAAGCCGCCCACGAGCTACGCACCCCGCTGACTAACATCCGACTGCACATCGACACCGCGATCGAGCACGGCGACAAAGACCCCGCAACCCGCAGCGAGTGCCTCAACGTCATCAACACCGAGTCCGGCCGCCTCGAGCGGGTCGTCCAGGACATGCTCTCGGTTTCCGAGATCGAAGCCGGTGCCATGAGCCTGCGCCGCGATGATGTCCACCTCGAAAAGATCCTCCAACAGGTCGAGAAGGACCATCGACCTCAGGCCGAATCCAAGAAGCAAACCCTCCGCTTCGATCTCCCTCCAAGGCTTCCTAATCTCACCGGCGATCAGGACAAGCTCCTCATGGCCATCCACAACCTCGTCGGCAACGCCATCAAGTACACACCCGAGTCTGGCACCGTCACCGTCGAAGCCGATGTCGCCGACGGCAAACTCTCCGTCCGTGTCGTCGACACCGGCATCGGTATCAGCGAAGAGAACCTGCCGCGCATCTTCGATCGCTTCTTCCGCACCGACGATGCACGCACCAAGGGCATCACCGGCACCGGACTCGGCCTGGGCCTCGCCCGGGACATCGCACGCCTCCATGGCGGGGACATCACCGTCACCTCGATTACCGGCGAGGGCAGCACCTTCACCCTGAGCCTCCCCGCCGTGGTCGGCGCCGCGGTCGTGGGATAA
- a CDS encoding prepilin-type N-terminal cleavage/methylation domain-containing protein, giving the protein MMFRYRAGFSLIELIVVLVILAVIAAIAIPRMSRGANNADITAMQADLAVLRGAIELYRVEHTGYPVLADIKSQLTGKTDKDGTINTSGAYGPYIAVIPPLKTGAKAGEVDFAAPAAIPPAAEVDDVGWLYDAASGSIWANDSTHFDK; this is encoded by the coding sequence ATGATGTTCAGGTACCGTGCGGGATTCAGTCTGATTGAACTGATTGTGGTGCTGGTGATTCTCGCGGTGATCGCGGCGATTGCGATCCCGAGGATGAGTCGAGGTGCGAACAACGCAGACATCACAGCGATGCAGGCTGACCTCGCGGTGCTGCGAGGAGCGATCGAGCTCTACCGTGTTGAGCACACCGGGTACCCGGTACTGGCGGACATCAAGTCTCAGCTCACGGGCAAGACGGACAAGGACGGGACGATCAACACGTCGGGTGCTTATGGCCCATACATCGCGGTGATCCCGCCTCTGAAGACGGGAGCCAAGGCCGGCGAGGTTGATTTCGCGGCCCCGGCGGCGATCCCGCCTGCGGCTGAGGTCGATGATGTCGGCTGGTTGTACGACGCGGCGTCGGGCTCGATCTGGGCGAATGACAGTACTCACTTCGATAAGTGA
- a CDS encoding carbohydrate binding domain-containing protein translates to MDERREPRRRPRAGRGFTLVETILAAVIVSLTVVAALSSVAAVARTERIGLDSAQGHFLAQLLMSEVLACHYSDLSFAPGSFGLGAGESQSDRTTLDDIDDYHGLVESPVTYADGTAVPGAAGWSRRVSVTRVNGSTLGLSGSDTGLRKIVVQAVSPSGAVTELQALMNLNSNLSERGLYERTVPAVARVRVRSGDANKLTLAAALPLLNEPTATTNLLKNPGWESGASNWYSPETLQAYFDLNGITVSGGLYREVDAACDLEIKDDGEEHSGAFYLKTKSRSWNDTGPAQVITDVFQVGVTYYTEVWASTDDTQRVYMVLLYGDDKGDYRLETSQTRVVEKTGWKRVTGSFTVPSITGSLRYAVWRVETTLDKDILFDDAVLR, encoded by the coding sequence TTGGATGAGCGACGCGAGCCACGCCGTAGGCCTCGGGCGGGGCGAGGGTTCACGCTGGTGGAGACGATTCTGGCGGCGGTGATCGTGAGCCTGACGGTGGTGGCTGCGCTGTCGTCGGTGGCTGCGGTGGCTCGGACCGAGCGGATCGGTCTGGACTCGGCGCAGGGTCACTTCCTGGCTCAGTTGCTGATGTCTGAGGTTCTCGCTTGCCATTATTCGGACTTGAGCTTTGCTCCGGGGAGCTTCGGGCTGGGTGCGGGTGAGAGCCAGAGCGATCGGACGACGCTCGATGATATTGATGACTACCACGGCCTAGTGGAGTCGCCGGTGACGTATGCCGACGGCACGGCGGTACCGGGTGCAGCGGGATGGAGCCGGCGTGTCTCGGTGACTCGGGTCAATGGGAGTACCTTGGGACTGAGCGGGAGTGACACGGGGTTGCGGAAGATCGTGGTGCAAGCGGTGTCGCCGTCGGGGGCGGTGACTGAGCTGCAAGCACTGATGAACCTCAACTCGAATCTCAGCGAGAGGGGGTTGTATGAGCGCACGGTGCCGGCGGTGGCTCGTGTCCGGGTCCGATCGGGCGACGCGAACAAGCTGACGCTGGCTGCGGCGCTGCCGCTGCTGAACGAGCCGACTGCAACCACCAACCTGCTGAAGAACCCGGGATGGGAATCGGGTGCGAGCAACTGGTATTCGCCGGAGACTTTGCAGGCGTACTTCGACCTCAACGGGATCACGGTGTCGGGCGGGTTGTATCGGGAGGTTGATGCCGCGTGCGATCTTGAGATCAAGGACGATGGTGAAGAGCATAGCGGGGCCTTCTACCTGAAAACCAAGAGCAGGTCATGGAACGATACTGGGCCTGCCCAGGTGATTACCGACGTGTTTCAGGTCGGGGTGACGTACTACACGGAGGTCTGGGCATCGACGGACGACACGCAACGGGTCTATATGGTGCTGCTCTATGGCGACGACAAAGGGGACTACCGGCTGGAGACATCACAAACGCGTGTGGTCGAGAAGACAGGCTGGAAACGGGTGACGGGCAGTTTTACGGTTCCGAGTATCACGGGGAGTCTGCGGTACGCGGTCTGGCGGGTTGAGACGACGCTTGACAAAGACATCTTGTTCGATGATGCGGTGCTGCGATGA
- a CDS encoding ATPase, T2SS/T4P/T4SS family, whose amino-acid sequence MSDTGPPKRIGEVLLDGGHLSEQQLSDALRRQTGGKKLGEVLVEQGVIQANTLINALARVQGMPGCQLRHGLIDPELFELLGVEECERLIAIPMFKVHGTLTVAMADPHSLPAIDRIRQITGCQVRPVLALEANIREFIDKYSSGDVNVDQFLTSLAESDVTLVEQEAVDEGPVTDLDRMATGSPIINLVNLALLTAIRDGASDIHVEPEKKGTRIRYRIDGMLRELMSPPSGMHAAISSRIKVMASMDIAEKRLPQEGRIRIVAERREIDIRVSSMPTLLGEKLVMRILDKENLRIRLEQLGFQEEQLDAFKRMLKQPHGLVLVTGPTGSGKTTTLYSALELLRSPETNLVTVEDPVEYQLDLINQIQVHTQIGMTFARALRSILRQDPDIIMVGEIRDDETSRVAVQAALTGHLVLATLHTNDAPGAVSRLLDMGIESYLLSGAINGVVAQRLARRVCPDCKTRYYPEPHVLRDAGLDPDKSRAFHMGAGCESCHNSGFKGRLGVYEVMEIVPALRRMVHRAEPTHVLREAWREIGGKTLRDEAVRLAVEGQTSLEEALRVTQDDMLDAQSPGEQERRAA is encoded by the coding sequence GTGAGTGACACAGGACCACCCAAGCGCATCGGCGAAGTCCTGCTCGACGGAGGTCACCTCTCCGAACAGCAGCTCTCCGATGCGCTGCGCCGGCAGACGGGCGGAAAAAAACTCGGCGAAGTGCTTGTCGAACAAGGCGTCATCCAAGCCAACACCCTCATCAACGCGCTCGCCCGTGTTCAGGGAATGCCCGGCTGCCAACTCCGCCACGGCCTGATCGACCCCGAGCTCTTCGAGCTTCTTGGCGTCGAAGAGTGCGAACGACTCATCGCCATCCCGATGTTCAAAGTCCACGGCACCCTCACCGTCGCCATGGCCGACCCGCACTCTCTCCCAGCCATCGACAGGATCCGCCAGATCACCGGCTGCCAGGTCCGCCCGGTGCTCGCCCTCGAAGCCAACATTCGCGAGTTCATCGACAAGTACAGCTCCGGCGACGTCAATGTCGACCAGTTCCTCACCTCACTCGCCGAGTCCGACGTCACACTCGTTGAGCAGGAAGCCGTCGATGAAGGCCCCGTTACCGACCTCGACCGGATGGCCACCGGCAGCCCGATCATCAACCTTGTCAATCTCGCCCTCCTCACCGCCATCCGCGACGGTGCCAGCGACATCCACGTCGAGCCCGAGAAAAAAGGCACACGCATCCGCTACCGCATCGACGGCATGCTCCGCGAACTCATGAGCCCGCCATCCGGCATGCACGCCGCCATCTCCTCACGAATCAAGGTCATGGCGTCCATGGACATCGCCGAGAAACGACTCCCCCAGGAAGGACGAATCCGGATCGTCGCCGAACGCCGCGAGATCGATATCCGTGTGTCCAGCATGCCGACTCTCCTCGGCGAGAAGCTCGTAATGCGAATCCTCGACAAGGAAAATCTCCGCATCCGTCTCGAACAACTCGGATTTCAGGAAGAACAGCTCGACGCCTTCAAACGCATGCTCAAGCAGCCCCACGGCCTCGTCCTCGTGACCGGTCCCACCGGCAGCGGCAAGACCACGACCCTCTATTCCGCCCTCGAACTCCTCCGCAGCCCCGAGACCAACCTTGTTACCGTCGAAGACCCCGTCGAATACCAGCTCGACCTCATCAACCAGATCCAGGTCCACACCCAGATCGGCATGACCTTCGCACGCGCCCTACGCAGTATTCTCCGACAGGACCCCGACATCATCATGGTCGGTGAGATCCGCGACGACGAGACCTCCCGTGTCGCCGTTCAGGCCGCCCTCACCGGTCACCTTGTCCTCGCCACCCTCCACACCAACGACGCGCCCGGCGCCGTCTCCCGATTGCTCGACATGGGCATCGAGTCCTACCTCCTCTCCGGTGCGATCAATGGCGTCGTTGCCCAGCGCCTCGCACGACGCGTCTGTCCCGATTGCAAAACCCGCTACTACCCCGAGCCCCACGTCCTCCGCGACGCCGGGCTCGATCCCGACAAGAGCCGCGCTTTCCACATGGGCGCTGGCTGCGAGAGCTGCCACAACTCCGGCTTCAAAGGACGCCTCGGCGTCTACGAAGTCATGGAAATCGTCCCCGCCCTCCGACGCATGGTCCACCGCGCTGAACCCACCCACGTCCTCCGCGAAGCCTGGCGGGAAATCGGGGGAAAAACCCTCCGCGATGAAGCCGTCCGCCTCGCCGTCGAAGGCCAAACCAGCCTCGAAGAAGCCCTCCGCGTCACTCAGGACGACATGCTCGACGCCCAGTCTCCCGGCGAGCAGGAACGGAGGGCCGCATGA
- a CDS encoding glucoamylase family protein produces MRFTLIRNALCLLMILTLAVTSVSAVVQPTIDPADDAFLEELGRRSFDFFWRTGDPVTGLVPDRAMADGSAAGDVASIASVGFGLTAYTIAAERGWVSHDQAYDRTLNTLRYVHDELENVHGFYYHFISMETGKRVWECELSSIDTALLIAGVLTSKAYFADTEAAEIAQKIYDRVEWPWMHDGQATLSMGWKPESGFLPHHWKDYNELKILYLLGLGSKTHPLDEQAWHAWERKYVVTYGGRTFLSCPPLFTHQYSQAWYDFRDKRDDYADYWRNSILATLAQQQAVVDLADRFPLYSKTMWGLTAADGPDGYRVVGAPPYDGPIDGVIVPCAPAGSIPMAPDATIPALREMKDRFPKSWTTYGFVDAFNPHTDWYNEQVIGIDIGITLLMVENHRTGFVWELFQRNPEVQRGMDRAGFRPLTEAERQQTQSISIFTDEPIPADIRKP; encoded by the coding sequence ATGAGGTTCACCTTGATCCGCAACGCCCTCTGCCTGCTCATGATCCTCACCCTCGCCGTCACCTCGGTGTCGGCCGTCGTTCAACCCACCATCGACCCCGCCGACGACGCCTTCCTCGAAGAACTCGGCCGCAGGAGCTTCGACTTCTTCTGGCGCACCGGCGACCCCGTCACCGGACTCGTCCCCGACCGCGCCATGGCCGACGGCTCCGCCGCCGGCGACGTCGCCAGCATCGCATCCGTCGGCTTCGGACTCACCGCCTACACCATCGCCGCCGAACGCGGTTGGGTCTCACACGACCAGGCCTACGACCGCACCCTCAACACGCTCCGCTATGTCCACGATGAACTCGAAAATGTCCACGGCTTCTACTACCACTTCATCAGCATGGAGACCGGCAAACGCGTCTGGGAGTGTGAGCTCTCCTCCATCGACACAGCCCTCCTCATCGCCGGCGTCCTCACCTCAAAGGCCTACTTTGCCGACACCGAAGCCGCCGAAATCGCCCAGAAAATCTACGACCGCGTCGAATGGCCCTGGATGCACGATGGCCAGGCCACCCTCAGCATGGGATGGAAACCCGAGTCCGGCTTCCTACCCCACCACTGGAAAGACTACAACGAACTAAAAATCCTCTACCTCCTGGGACTCGGCTCCAAAACACATCCCCTCGACGAACAAGCCTGGCACGCCTGGGAACGAAAATACGTCGTCACCTATGGCGGGCGAACCTTCCTCTCCTGCCCGCCCCTCTTCACCCACCAGTATTCACAAGCCTGGTACGACTTCCGCGACAAACGAGATGACTACGCCGACTACTGGCGCAACTCCATCCTCGCCACACTCGCCCAGCAACAAGCCGTCGTCGATCTCGCCGACCGCTTCCCCCTCTACAGCAAAACCATGTGGGGACTCACCGCCGCCGACGGACCCGACGGCTACCGCGTCGTCGGCGCCCCGCCCTACGACGGACCCATCGATGGCGTCATCGTCCCCTGCGCCCCCGCTGGCTCCATCCCCATGGCACCCGATGCCACCATCCCCGCCCTCCGCGAGATGAAAGATCGCTTCCCCAAATCCTGGACCACCTACGGCTTCGTCGATGCCTTCAACCCCCACACCGACTGGTACAACGAGCAGGTCATCGGCATCGACATCGGCATCACCCTCCTCATGGTCGAAAACCACCGCACCGGCTTCGTCTGGGAACTCTTCCAGCGCAACCCCGAAGTCCAACGCGGCATGGACCGAGCCGGCTTCCGACCACTCACCGAAGCCGAACGACAGCAGACCCAGAGCATCTCGATCTTCACCGACGAACCCATCCCCGCTGACATCCGCAAACCCTGA
- a CDS encoding type II secretion system protein: protein MSCRYRRGLTLIELMLSLSIAGLLVAGMTASLTLSIDAAEMATIDSAGPDQAARALELVLADLQQSIRLDEYGSQVFLMTPDRTVPADGLSESVLYLWSGTAGDSLTRVTNNGTTATIAEDVNLFEIEIDTRTIPAKAVTDTANPLSWGYFFTVR, encoded by the coding sequence GTGAGTTGTCGGTATCGTCGCGGACTGACGCTGATTGAGCTGATGCTGTCGTTGTCGATCGCCGGTCTGCTGGTGGCGGGGATGACGGCGTCGCTGACGTTGTCGATCGATGCTGCGGAGATGGCGACGATCGACTCGGCGGGTCCGGATCAGGCGGCGAGGGCGCTGGAACTGGTGCTGGCTGATCTTCAGCAGTCGATCCGGCTTGATGAGTATGGCAGCCAAGTATTCCTGATGACGCCTGATCGGACTGTGCCTGCGGACGGGTTGTCTGAGTCGGTGCTCTACCTCTGGTCGGGAACGGCTGGTGACTCACTGACGCGGGTCACCAACAACGGGACGACAGCGACGATCGCTGAGGACGTGAATCTGTTTGAGATCGAGATCGACACGCGGACGATCCCGGCCAAGGCGGTGACGGACACGGCCAACCCGCTGTCGTGGGGCTATTTCTTTACTGTTCGTTAG